The Candidatus Sulfotelmatobacter sp. genome includes a window with the following:
- a CDS encoding PQQ-dependent sugar dehydrogenase, with amino-acid sequence MLERIRVPDWRHAAVLAALVLAGAPRAGNAQLSLPTGFNDELIANGLGTPVSMVFLPDGRLLVTEKDQGRLRLVMNHSLVLTPVATLDSLRVNSESGLLGVAVDPGWPTRPYVYLQYNWSGGSVMRLVRFKVTGDLYGTGSGLIQVDPSSRFVIFNDLPDASANHNGGTLRFGPDGMLYESLGEDGFPCDAPLKNTMRGKLLRLNVQNIPDGPGSLASFAIITPADNPFVGDSDPHSRLVWAYGLRNPWNFHIDPVSGQIFIADVGQNSYEELDIADAPGRNFGWPAYEAFSNYGQVCTPQDSTGATPPAFAYDRRSFLNGAAIISGGVYHRPASGDARFPPEYEGDYFFSDENEGFVRRLHKGAAGWTLADPVPGQPSTTDWGHIVANGHITDFLEAADGSLWYCKYAQGTSSFSGEIHRIYATTNTSVPPQGPHTLALERPVPVPSRGPVSTAFTLPEAASARLMVLDVAGRLVRTLIGGETFAAGRHDAHWDGRDESGRLAPAGLYVLRLVTPQGAVEQRCLLAR; translated from the coding sequence ATGTTGGAACGGATTCGAGTCCCCGATTGGCGGCACGCCGCCGTCCTGGCCGCGCTGGTGCTGGCCGGTGCCCCGCGCGCCGGGAACGCGCAGCTTTCGCTCCCGACCGGCTTCAACGACGAGCTGATCGCGAACGGTCTGGGGACGCCGGTCAGCATGGTGTTCCTGCCCGACGGCCGGCTGCTGGTCACCGAGAAGGATCAGGGTCGGCTGCGGCTGGTGATGAATCACTCCCTGGTGCTGACGCCGGTCGCGACCCTCGACAGCCTGCGCGTCAATTCGGAGTCTGGGTTGCTCGGGGTGGCGGTGGACCCCGGCTGGCCGACACGCCCCTACGTCTATCTCCAGTACAACTGGAGCGGCGGCTCGGTCATGCGGCTGGTGCGGTTCAAGGTGACGGGCGACCTCTATGGAACCGGCAGCGGGCTGATCCAGGTGGATCCCAGCTCGCGCTTCGTGATCTTCAACGATCTGCCGGACGCGAGCGCCAATCACAACGGCGGCACGCTCCGGTTCGGCCCGGATGGCATGCTGTACGAGAGTCTGGGGGAGGACGGCTTTCCCTGCGACGCACCGCTCAAGAACACGATGCGCGGCAAACTGCTCCGTTTGAACGTGCAGAACATTCCCGACGGGCCTGGCTCGCTCGCCAGCTTCGCGATCATCACCCCGGCCGACAATCCCTTCGTCGGCGACAGCGATCCGCATTCCCGACTGGTGTGGGCCTATGGGCTGCGCAATCCCTGGAATTTCCACATCGATCCCGTCTCCGGACAGATCTTCATCGCCGACGTCGGCCAGAACAGCTACGAGGAACTGGACATCGCCGATGCCCCCGGGCGCAATTTCGGATGGCCCGCCTATGAGGCGTTCTCCAACTATGGCCAGGTGTGCACGCCGCAGGACTCGACCGGCGCCACGCCGCCCGCGTTCGCCTACGACCGGCGGTCGTTCCTGAACGGCGCGGCGATCATCAGCGGCGGCGTCTACCACCGGCCGGCATCCGGCGACGCGCGCTTTCCGCCCGAGTACGAGGGCGACTACTTCTTTTCCGACGAGAACGAAGGTTTCGTGCGAAGGCTTCACAAGGGCGCCGCAGGTTGGACCCTGGCGGATCCCGTGCCCGGTCAACCCAGCACTACCGACTGGGGGCACATCGTGGCCAACGGGCACATCACCGATTTCCTCGAGGCCGCTGATGGCTCGCTCTGGTATTGCAAGTACGCGCAGGGCACCTCGAGCTTCAGTGGCGAAATCCATCGGATCTACGCCACCACGAATACCTCGGTGCCGCCGCAAGGGCCGCACACCCTGGCGCTCGAGCGTCCCGTCCCGGTTCCCTCTCGCGGGCCGGTCTCGACCGCCTTCACGCTGCCGGAGGCTGCCAGCGCCCGGCTGATGGTGCTGGACGTGGCCGGCCGGCTCGTGCGCACGTTGATCGGGGGCGAGACCTTCGCCGCGGGACGCCACGACGCGCACTGGGATGGACGCGACGAATCCG